TTCTCCAGCAACTTGAACAAAATAAAGCACAGCTGGCGAAATTGGAGCAAAGCACCGAACTGATTGCAGAGCTGGAGGCGGAGCTGGCGGAACAGGAAAGAAGCTTACTGGAAGAATGCATGGTACTAAGCAACTTGCGCTTAGCCACAGCCAGATTATTGGAGGAGGCTATCGGCAAGGCCCTACGGGAGTTGGAACTGCAAAACAGCATATTTACTATAGAACTGTCAGCCATTGACAAACCTTTGGCCAGTGGAACCGATTATGTGGAATTTCTGTTTAGTCCCAACCCCGGCGAAGGTTTAAAACCGCTGGCTAAAATTGCTTCCGGCGGCGAAATATCGAGGGTGATGCTGGCGTTTAAAAGCGTGCTGGCCGAAGTCGATGCTTTGCCAACAATGATTTTTGATGAAATAGACACTGGGGTGGGAGGCAAGGCAATTTTGTCCTTGGGTCTTAAACTCGCAAGACTAGCCGAGCATCATCAGGTGTTATGTGTGACTCATTCGCCACAAGTTGCCAGCTTTGCTGATACTCATTTTTACATTTATAAAGAAATCGTTAAAAATCGAACGAAAACCAGGATTCAAAAGTTAAATTATGAGGAGCGTGTGCTTGAACTGGGGCGGATGCTGGGTGGTGCTGACAGACTGGAAAGCGCCCTGGAACATGCAAAAGAAATGCTTAATTTTGCTCTCAAAGAAAAATGCGTTTAAAAGCGCATTTTTTTGTTTTTTGCGCAATAATTACAAAAATCTGCGCAACCCGCTGTTCTAACTGCTGCGGTATTTGCCAAACAAAACCTTGTTGCTCCCTCTTTTTCTCCGGCATAAAAAAACTTTAGCGGGACATTTTAAAACTAGACTCGAGTTGAAAACACGAACCCTTTCCCCAGCTTTAGCAGGAAATGTAAGTCAACTGGAAAAAAGTTGGGGATTTTTTTTCCAAGCGTGCCGGCTACAAAAAGGAGAAACCACAAAATGGGGGAGGCAAGGGAGAGTGTCTGTAAATGGAGAAAGCTACCAAAAGAAAAATGACAGGTGTTTTGCTTTCGATTTTTATCCTTATCCTCAGCCTCACTCCGCCTGCTCAAAGCTATTTCAATTTGCCAACTGAACAAAGGCTTACAGTAGGGGAAGAGCTTAAAATTAACCTGAACTTTCCACAACATTTTTTGCAAAAATTGAGTTTTTATGTACAAACCGATACTGGAAATTTATTGCAACAAAATGGCAAAGTATTTACAGAGCGATCTTTTAAGGGTACTGATGGCTGGCCTATAGCTGCTGAGCCGGGTAGAGTTAATCTCCAAATGCGCCTTTTTGGCTTGATACCTTTGAAAACAGTGGCAGTTGATGTATTACCGGAAACCGCCGTTGTGCCAGGAGGTCATTCCATAGGGGTGCTGATGCGTTCCAAAGGTGTGATGGTAATCGGTTATTCCCCGGTTGTTGACAGCAAGGGAGTTAAACATTATCCTGCCAAAGAGGCGGGAATTGAAATCGGCGATTTGATTATCACAATTAACGGCGAAGTGGTAAAAACCGATGGGGAGGCTGCCCGGTTGATAGATAAACTGGGGGAAAGTGGTCAAGAAATTCAGCTAAGGATTAAACGGAATAACAAAGAACTGCTTATTACTCTAAAGCCCCTGTTTTGTGCCGAAACAAAAAGAAACAGGTTAGGGTTGTATATCAGAGACAGCGCGGCCGGTGTGGGCACCCTGACTTTTTATGATCCAAAGACAGGCTATTATGGAGCTTTAGGCCATATTATTGCCGATGCTGAGACTAACAAACAAATTGCTCTAGGTGAAGGCAGAATCATTAATGCTGCCATTCAGGGTATTAATCAAGGAGAAATAGGAAGGCCGGGGGAAAAAATAGGTACTTTTTTGGATAAAACTACGCTGTCGGGAGATATAAGAAAGAATACTACTTTCGGGATTTTTGGCAAGCTGGACAGGCATATACAAAACAGCCTGTATAAAGAGCCTATCCCGGTAGCATTTTCTAACCAGGTTAAGGAAGGTAAAGCAGAAATTTTAACTGTAGTCAACGAAGAAAAAATAGAAAGGTTTGCAATTAATATTGATAAAGTAATGTTGCAAAATAAGCCTGAAGGTAAGGGCCTAGTAATCAGAATCACGGATCCACGTTTACTTTCTGTTACCGGCGGTATTGTACAAGGCATGAGCGGAAGTCCGATTATTCAAGATGGAAAATTGATTGGAGCTGTAACTCATGTTTTT
This region of Zhaonella formicivorans genomic DNA includes:
- the spoIVB gene encoding SpoIVB peptidase, with the translated sequence MEKATKRKMTGVLLSIFILILSLTPPAQSYFNLPTEQRLTVGEELKINLNFPQHFLQKLSFYVQTDTGNLLQQNGKVFTERSFKGTDGWPIAAEPGRVNLQMRLFGLIPLKTVAVDVLPETAVVPGGHSIGVLMRSKGVMVIGYSPVVDSKGVKHYPAKEAGIEIGDLIITINGEVVKTDGEAARLIDKLGESGQEIQLRIKRNNKELLITLKPLFCAETKRNRLGLYIRDSAAGVGTLTFYDPKTGYYGALGHIIADAETNKQIALGEGRIINAAIQGINQGEIGRPGEKIGTFLDKTTLSGDIRKNTTFGIFGKLDRHIQNSLYKEPIPVAFSNQVKEGKAEILTVVNEEKIERFAINIDKVMLQNKPEGKGLVIRITDPRLLSVTGGIVQGMSGSPIIQDGKLIGAVTHVFVNDPTRGYGILAEWMLLEAGIINQQSEKVVKGAIAPFSIL